In Lachnospiraceae bacterium, one DNA window encodes the following:
- a CDS encoding tetratricopeptide repeat protein, with protein sequence MMDIAAKNRQVANSYYNLGLEKAKIRDLSGAAQCLKKSLHFSKYQTDARNLLGLIYYENGEVADALVQWVISLNLQPENNLADHYLDEIQRKPGQLEAESQNVKTFNQALWHAQNGSDDLAILQLARVVGAKPHFVKAHLLLALLYMRREDYNKAGRSLYKILQIDKSNPKALYYMSLVKQNTGRADAEKRKMIKAFSHRQMQDDDVIIPNTYKENTGLSTVFHIIIGLILGLFAFYVLVLPARESSLNRTRDDELIGYMQQLNNANQQNDTLQQKNDELTAQKEEVQKKLDELTTGNTSVLAQYQSLIWVLQYYRTGDLVAAAKTFADAGFDMIEDENIQAIISSIRQDMAGNIYQSLVQQGLQLWNGGDKTQAMDYFQASLKIQPDNPEAMFYVGRLYQESGDTENANAMFDKIVGEHGDSEYAQKASTARGY encoded by the coding sequence ATGATGGATATTGCAGCAAAAAACAGACAGGTAGCCAACAGCTACTATAATCTGGGGCTGGAAAAGGCGAAAATACGGGATCTTTCCGGTGCAGCCCAGTGCCTGAAAAAAAGCCTGCATTTTTCCAAATACCAGACAGATGCCAGAAATCTCCTGGGTCTGATCTATTATGAAAATGGGGAAGTAGCAGATGCACTGGTACAGTGGGTCATCAGCTTAAATTTACAGCCGGAAAATAATCTTGCAGATCATTATTTAGATGAGATCCAGCGAAAACCCGGACAGTTAGAGGCAGAAAGCCAGAATGTGAAAACCTTTAACCAGGCTTTGTGGCATGCCCAGAACGGCAGTGATGATCTGGCGATCCTTCAGCTGGCCCGTGTGGTTGGTGCAAAGCCCCACTTTGTGAAGGCACATTTGCTTCTGGCCCTTTTGTATATGCGGAGGGAAGATTATAATAAGGCGGGACGGTCTCTTTATAAGATATTACAGATTGATAAGAGCAATCCAAAAGCCTTGTATTATATGTCTCTTGTAAAACAGAATACTGGCCGGGCAGATGCGGAAAAGAGGAAGATGATCAAGGCATTTTCCCACAGGCAGATGCAGGATGATGATGTGATCATTCCCAATACTTACAAGGAAAATACAGGTCTTTCTACGGTATTTCACATTATCATCGGTCTTATTTTAGGTCTGTTTGCTTTCTACGTGCTGGTGCTTCCTGCAAGAGAGAGCAGTTTAAACCGTACCAGGGATGATGAGCTGATCGGCTATATGCAGCAGCTGAATAATGCAAACCAGCAAAATGATACGCTGCAGCAGAAAAATGATGAACTTACTGCCCAGAAGGAAGAGGTACAGAAAAAACTGGACGAGCTGACTACAGGAAACACCAGTGTGCTGGCCCAGTATCAGAGTTTGATCTGGGTGCTCCAGTATTATCGTACAGGAGATCTGGTAGCAGCAGCAAAGACCTTTGCAGATGCCGGCTTTGATATGATCGAGGATGAAAATATCCAGGCGATCATAAGCAGCATCCGTCAGGATATGGCAGGAAATATCTACCAGAGCCTGGTGCAGCAGGGACTGCAGCTGTGGAACGGCGGTGACAAGACCCAGGCTATGGATTATTTTCAGGCCAGTTTAAAGATCCAGCCAGATAACCCGGAAGCTATGTTCTATGTAGGCCGTCTGTATCAGGAATCCGGAGATACGGAAAATGCAAACGCCATGTTTGACAAGATCGTTGGAGAACATGGAGACTCTGAATATGCCCAGAAGGCATCAACGGCAAGAGGATATTAA
- a CDS encoding anti-sigma factor antagonist (This anti-anti-sigma factor, or anti-sigma factor antagonist, belongs to a family that includes characterized members SpoIIAA, RsbV, RsfA, and RsfB.) produces the protein MKQTKITYEAFGDTLLIHMPKELDHHNCRDLKRDTDLMLDENYINRIIFDFGKTEFMDSSGIGILLNRYKQMAASRGTVTYYGAGPRILRILEMGGLGRLIRGFKDRESALGNL, from the coding sequence ATGAAACAGACAAAAATAACCTATGAAGCTTTTGGCGATACATTGCTTATACATATGCCAAAAGAACTGGATCACCACAACTGCCGTGACTTAAAACGGGACACGGACCTGATGTTAGATGAAAACTACATCAACCGTATTATCTTCGATTTTGGAAAAACAGAATTTATGGATTCTTCCGGGATCGGGATCCTTTTAAACCGTTATAAGCAGATGGCGGCCAGCAGAGGTACTGTAACTTATTACGGTGCAGGTCCAAGAATACTCAGGATCCTTGAGATGGGCGGTCTGGGGCGTCTGATCCGGGGGTTTAAGGACCGTGAAAGCGCATTGGGAAATTTATAA
- the spoIIAB gene encoding anti-sigma F factor yields the protein MEKVEGQKEQNGRTGQKEHVRLEFESCSKNEEFARVVAAVFMSRLDPTLEETQDVKTAVSEAVTNAIIHGYGKEAGEIFMDMTADPAEKTLTVCITDTGAGIADVKKAMEPLYTTDTTGERSGMGFSFMEAFMDEVIVESEPEKGTAVTMKKHIGR from the coding sequence ATGGAAAAAGTGGAAGGACAGAAGGAACAAAATGGCAGAACCGGGCAAAAGGAGCATGTAAGGCTGGAATTTGAAAGCTGTTCTAAAAATGAAGAGTTTGCCAGAGTTGTGGCAGCTGTATTTATGAGCCGCTTAGATCCAACATTAGAGGAGACACAGGATGTAAAAACAGCAGTGTCAGAGGCAGTCACCAATGCCATTATCCATGGCTATGGAAAAGAGGCCGGAGAGATATTTATGGACATGACGGCAGATCCGGCAGAAAAAACGCTGACTGTCTGCATAACAGATACAGGAGCAGGAATTGCGGATGTAAAAAAAGCCATGGAGCCTTTGTATACAACAGATACAACAGGGGAACGCTCTGGTATGGGCTTTTCCTTTATGGAAGCCTTCATGGATGAAGTTATTGTAGAGTCAGAACCGGAAAAAGGAACGGCCGTGACCATGAAAAAACATATTGGAAGGTGA
- a CDS encoding SigB/SigF/SigG family RNA polymerase sigma factor, whose amino-acid sequence MDETLKMIELAHQGDKAARDRLVTDNLGLVWSIVKRFAGRGYEQEDLFQIGSIGLLKAIDKFDLQYQVRFSTYAVPMIAGEIRRFLRDDGMIKVSRSLKELVVKVFSLKEQLTDNYGREPTVEEIAKELGVSSEEVAASLEAGAQIESIYRPLSATEGEKGVLMDKLEEKSEAQEQLLNRLTLEKLMKDLGEQEKELILRRYFYGQTQTETAKALKVSQVQISRLEKKCLKELRKRFEG is encoded by the coding sequence ATGGATGAAACCCTGAAAATGATCGAATTGGCTCACCAGGGAGATAAAGCAGCCAGAGACAGGCTGGTAACAGATAATCTGGGGCTTGTATGGAGCATTGTAAAACGCTTTGCAGGCCGTGGATATGAACAGGAAGATCTGTTTCAGATCGGAAGCATCGGGCTTTTAAAAGCGATTGATAAATTTGACCTGCAGTATCAGGTGCGGTTTTCTACTTATGCAGTGCCAATGATCGCAGGCGAGATCCGAAGGTTTTTGCGGGATGACGGAATGATTAAGGTAAGCCGTTCTTTAAAGGAACTGGTGGTAAAGGTATTTTCTTTAAAAGAACAGCTGACGGATAATTACGGAAGAGAACCTACAGTGGAAGAGATCGCAAAAGAATTAGGGGTAAGCAGTGAAGAGGTGGCTGCATCTTTAGAGGCAGGCGCCCAGATTGAGTCTATTTACAGACCGCTAAGTGCTACAGAAGGAGAAAAAGGAGTCTTAATGGACAAATTAGAAGAAAAGAGCGAAGCTCAGGAACAGTTATTAAACAGGCTTACATTGGAAAAGCTGATGAAAGATCTGGGCGAGCAGGAAAAAGAACTGATACTGCGCCGCTATTTTTATGGCCAGACACAGACAGAAACGGCAAAAGCACTGAAGGTTTCCCAGGTACAGATCTCGCGTCTTGAGAAGAAATGTTTAAAAGAGCTGCGAAAGCGTTTTGAAGGATGA
- a CDS encoding stage V sporulation protein AA, whose amino-acid sequence MSQGSSSQSQTVYIQLNQITEICRRDVFLKDIGEVTCRDKVILSKCRALKVKSIPEKEARRYVMSALEVVQKLESIDPSIEVNNLGESDFIIAYKPPKAPEMCWQWLKTFFVCLVSFFGAAFAIMTFNNDVNVGDVLGQVYFQVMGRQPDGFGLMEAGYSVGLAVGILVFFNHFAVKKLNTDPTPLEVEMRLYEENICKTLIDQADRKEKEIDVD is encoded by the coding sequence ATGAGCCAGGGAAGCAGCAGCCAGAGCCAGACGGTCTATATACAGTTAAACCAGATCACGGAGATCTGCCGCAGGGATGTGTTTTTAAAAGATATAGGGGAAGTAACCTGCCGGGACAAGGTGATCTTAAGCAAATGCCGGGCTTTAAAGGTAAAAAGCATCCCTGAAAAAGAAGCCAGACGGTATGTAATGAGCGCTTTGGAAGTAGTGCAGAAGTTAGAATCCATAGATCCGTCTATTGAGGTAAACAATCTGGGAGAATCGGATTTTATCATTGCCTATAAGCCGCCAAAGGCTCCAGAAATGTGCTGGCAGTGGCTAAAAACCTTTTTTGTGTGTCTGGTCAGCTTTTTTGGGGCGGCATTTGCCATTATGACCTTTAATAATGATGTAAATGTAGGGGATGTGCTGGGACAGGTCTATTTTCAGGTGATGGGGCGGCAGCCAGATGGATTCGGGCTTATGGAAGCAGGCTACAGTGTGGGGCTGGCTGTTGGCATTTTAGTATTTTTCAATCATTTTGCAGTAAAAAAGCTGAATACAGATCCTACGCCTTTAGAGGTAGAAATGCGTCTGTATGAGGAAAATATCTGTAAAACACTTATTGATCAGGCTGATAGAAAGGAGAAAGAGATTGATGTGGATTAA
- a CDS encoding stage V sporulation protein AB translates to MMWIKNVFLLFFGLCAGGIIAAGVYAFLAIIGVFVRMIGKTKTKKHIMLYENMIILGGVLGNIMELYKVRLPLGEVFGQIFLLTGGVSVGIFTGCLVMSLAETLKALPTFSRRIRLSVGLPWLIAAIAAGKCGGSILYFWKRMAAG, encoded by the coding sequence TTGATGTGGATTAAAAATGTCTTTCTTCTTTTTTTCGGTCTCTGTGCCGGGGGGATCATTGCAGCAGGGGTGTATGCGTTTCTGGCGATCATCGGCGTATTTGTGCGGATGATCGGAAAAACGAAGACGAAAAAGCATATTATGCTTTATGAAAATATGATCATCCTTGGAGGAGTGCTTGGAAACATTATGGAGCTTTATAAGGTGCGGCTGCCCTTGGGAGAGGTATTTGGGCAGATCTTTCTTCTTACAGGGGGTGTCAGTGTAGGGATATTTACAGGCTGTCTTGTTATGTCTCTGGCAGAAACTTTAAAGGCTCTTCCTACATTTTCCCGGAGGATACGGCTGTCAGTGGGACTTCCGTGGCTGATCGCCGCCATTGCAGCAGGAAAGTGTGGCGGTTCTATATTATATTTCTGGAAAAGGATGGCAGCCGGATGA
- a CDS encoding SpoVA/SpoVAEb family sporulation membrane protein yields the protein MEIDKKKYADYIKAITPVHNLWISMGKAFITGGLICTLGQFIMNWATDRCGLEAEAAGTWTSIILVFLSALCTGLNIYQKLVKFGGAGALVPITGFANSVAAPAIEFRSEGQVFGIGVKIFTIAGPVILYGVGASWILGVGYWVLQKM from the coding sequence ATGGAGATCGATAAGAAAAAATACGCAGACTACATCAAAGCGATCACCCCGGTTCACAACCTGTGGATCTCTATGGGAAAAGCTTTTATAACAGGAGGCCTGATCTGTACTCTGGGGCAGTTTATCATGAACTGGGCCACTGACAGGTGTGGATTGGAGGCAGAGGCTGCAGGTACCTGGACTTCTATTATACTGGTATTTTTAAGTGCTTTATGTACGGGACTTAATATTTACCAGAAACTGGTAAAATTTGGCGGAGCCGGAGCTTTAGTGCCGATTACAGGCTTTGCTAATTCCGTAGCCGCTCCTGCAATAGAATTCCGCTCCGAAGGCCAGGTTTTCGGTATTGGCGTAAAGATATTTACCATTGCAGGACCGGTGATCTTGTATGGCGTGGGAGCAAGCTGGATTTTAGGAGTGGGATACTGGGTTTTACAGAAAATGTGA
- a CDS encoding DUF4160 domain-containing protein yields MPKYFPFKVAGYYLYYTMECVIECMHVHASDKRLTEKGSAKLFVKPDGETIVQRQGVVSESDMKKIRKYIKLNHETMFEVWSQNSVHGYYGENK; encoded by the coding sequence ATGCCTAAGTATTTTCCATTTAAAGTTGCCGGATATTATCTGTATTATACAATGGAGTGTGTGATCGAATGTATGCATGTCCATGCCAGCGATAAAAGATTAACGGAAAAAGGTTCTGCAAAACTCTTTGTAAAACCGGATGGAGAAACGATCGTACAGAGACAAGGTGTAGTATCAGAGTCAGATATGAAAAAAATACGTAAGTATATCAAACTTAATCATGAGACTATGTTTGAAGTTTGGTCACAAAATTCTGTGCATGGTTATTATGGAGAAAATAAATAG
- a CDS encoding aldo/keto reductase, with protein MNTRRLGKTGLQVSEVGFGGEWLERHPEEKGVELIRYASSKGINILDCWMADPKSRDVIGKGIKENRSKWYIQGHIGSTWKNGQYFRTRDMKYVRPAFEDLLKRLQTDYIDLGMIHYVDSEEEWENILRSDYMDYVMELKNNGVIRHIGMSSHNPKVAVKAAASGFVEMILFSINPAFDMLPASENIDTMFADEFDASLKGTDPDRARLYKVCEQNDVGITVMKGFAGGRLFDEKRSPFGVSLTPVQCIHYALTRPAVCSIMCGYDTKEQVDQAVAYESASEEEKDYASVIANAPFHFYKGECTYCGHCKPCVANLDIAMINKFYDLATMQPKVPATVQSHYELLEHKASECIGCHACESRCPFGVPIAERMEKTAKLFGC; from the coding sequence ATGAATACACGCAGATTAGGAAAAACTGGACTTCAGGTAAGTGAGGTGGGTTTCGGCGGGGAATGGTTGGAACGACACCCAGAGGAGAAAGGAGTGGAACTGATCCGTTATGCTTCTTCTAAGGGAATTAATATTTTAGACTGCTGGATGGCTGACCCGAAATCCAGGGATGTGATCGGAAAAGGGATCAAAGAAAACCGCAGCAAGTGGTATATCCAGGGGCATATCGGATCTACCTGGAAGAACGGCCAGTATTTCCGCACCAGGGATATGAAATATGTGCGTCCAGCCTTTGAGGATTTGTTAAAGAGGCTACAGACAGATTATATTGATCTGGGAATGATCCATTATGTAGATTCTGAGGAAGAATGGGAAAATATTCTTCGCTCAGACTATATGGATTATGTAATGGAATTAAAAAACAATGGTGTGATCCGCCACATCGGAATGAGTTCTCATAACCCGAAGGTGGCAGTAAAAGCAGCAGCGTCCGGCTTTGTGGAAATGATCCTTTTCAGCATCAATCCGGCTTTTGATATGCTTCCTGCCAGCGAAAACATTGACACCATGTTTGCAGATGAGTTTGATGCAAGCTTAAAAGGAACTGACCCGGACCGGGCCCGTTTATACAAAGTCTGTGAGCAGAATGATGTGGGCATTACCGTTATGAAGGGTTTTGCAGGGGGAAGATTATTTGATGAAAAACGTTCTCCTTTTGGTGTAAGCTTAACACCGGTACAGTGTATCCACTATGCATTGACCCGTCCGGCAGTTTGTTCCATTATGTGCGGCTATGATACAAAAGAGCAGGTAGACCAGGCAGTGGCATATGAAAGTGCTTCTGAAGAAGAAAAAGACTACGCATCTGTGATCGCCAACGCGCCATTCCATTTCTACAAAGGAGAGTGTACCTATTGCGGTCACTGCAAACCATGCGTAGCCAATCTGGATATTGCCATGATCAACAAATTTTATGATCTGGCTACCATGCAGCCAAAGGTTCCGGCAACTGTGCAGTCCCATTATGAACTGCTGGAGCATAAAGCTTCTGAATGTATTGGCTGTCATGCTTGTGAGTCACGGTGCCCATTTGGAGTACCGATCGCAGAGCGTATGGAGAAAACAGCAAAATTATTCGGCTGTTAA
- a CDS encoding ATP-dependent RecD-like DNA helicase produces the protein MEHLRCVVERITYQNEENGYTVLKCAVKNYSDLVTVVGIMPDTHVGSVLSLEGFWKMDAKYGRQFCTERFEETLPATVYGIEKYLGSGLVKGIGPVFAKKIVEKFGENTLDIIDETPEELIKVPGIGKVRAERIKTSWKDQKEIKNIMLFLQSNEVSTSHATKIYKTYGKESISIVKENPYRLADDIWGIGFKTADSIAEKMGIDKTKFVRLRSGIFYTLNKLGEEGHCYGEREQLVKKAKELLEVEEGEIEVTLDEMLRTKDVIQDEEAIYLPPYYFSESGCAKRLLELLLTGRKSVSDDERIVEKVVSQSDITYDEIQLEAVKTAISSKVMILTGGPGTGKTTTTLGIISAYKLAGYKILLAAPTGRAAKRMAEATGMEAKTIHRLLEYKPPEGYQKNEDKPLEGDVLILDECSMVDIMLMYNLLKAVPEQMSLVLVGDIDQLPSVGAGNVLRDMIDSGRIPVVRLTRIFRQAQGSRIIMNAHRINKGEAIDMRGGKNADFFFAEKQTKEEVVSTLVQYCKENLPRYYHVDPVQDIQVLTPMQRGECGAVNLNQVLQEAMNPTDICLRRGGTQYRLNDKVMQIRNDYDKEVFNGDIGTICKVDMQERELTVDFDGRKVIYDVTELDELSLAYAVTIHKAQGSEYPIVVMPFTMSHFVMLQRNLLYTGVTRAKKILVLIGEKKAVFYAIRNETTAGRNTKLAKRLMPESEESKAVAAALAKKLIQGEEDTGNAGSFTQSSASALKEKMIVYKNSIQPSMLCETPAVYQGDLWKRLSQSKFRSSFTLKANDRHYVLEKGMDTVRSHATDFIRDRLAPAEPKNDGKQTPMRGHPVFIAQHATGTCCRSCLEKWHHIPKGRELTEVEQKYVADVIMEWIARQMGYEG, from the coding sequence ATGGAGCATCTGCGCTGCGTAGTGGAGCGGATTACATATCAAAATGAGGAAAATGGCTATACAGTTTTAAAATGCGCAGTAAAAAACTATAGTGACCTGGTAACAGTGGTTGGTATTATGCCGGATACCCATGTGGGTTCTGTCCTGTCTTTAGAAGGCTTCTGGAAAATGGATGCAAAATACGGCAGGCAGTTTTGCACAGAGCGGTTTGAGGAAACACTTCCTGCCACTGTATATGGCATTGAAAAATATCTTGGGTCCGGTCTTGTAAAAGGGATCGGGCCTGTTTTTGCAAAAAAGATCGTGGAAAAATTCGGCGAAAATACGCTGGATATTATTGATGAAACACCAGAAGAACTGATCAAGGTCCCTGGCATCGGAAAAGTGCGGGCAGAACGGATCAAAACCAGCTGGAAGGACCAGAAAGAGATCAAAAACATTATGCTGTTCCTTCAGAGCAACGAAGTCAGCACTTCTCATGCCACTAAGATTTATAAAACCTATGGAAAAGAAAGTATTTCCATTGTAAAAGAAAATCCGTACCGTCTGGCAGATGATATCTGGGGCATTGGATTTAAAACAGCAGATTCCATTGCGGAGAAAATGGGCATTGATAAGACGAAATTTGTACGTCTGCGCAGTGGGATTTTTTATACTTTAAATAAACTGGGGGAAGAGGGACACTGCTATGGAGAACGGGAACAGCTGGTAAAAAAGGCGAAAGAACTGCTGGAAGTGGAAGAAGGGGAGATTGAAGTTACTTTAGATGAGATGCTTCGCACCAAAGATGTGATCCAGGATGAAGAGGCTATTTATCTGCCGCCTTATTATTTCTCAGAGAGCGGTTGTGCGAAGCGGCTGCTGGAACTTTTGCTTACCGGGCGAAAATCTGTGTCCGATGATGAAAGGATCGTGGAAAAAGTGGTATCTCAGTCTGATATCACCTACGATGAGATCCAGTTAGAAGCAGTAAAAACAGCCATCTCATCCAAAGTCATGATACTCACCGGTGGTCCGGGAACTGGAAAAACTACTACAACATTGGGGATCATATCTGCATATAAGCTGGCTGGTTATAAGATCCTTCTGGCAGCTCCTACAGGACGGGCAGCAAAGCGTATGGCAGAGGCAACCGGCATGGAAGCCAAGACCATTCATCGTTTGTTAGAGTACAAACCACCGGAAGGATACCAGAAAAATGAGGATAAGCCGCTGGAAGGGGATGTATTAATACTGGATGAATGTTCCATGGTGGACATTATGCTTATGTACAACCTGCTAAAAGCAGTCCCGGAACAAATGTCACTGGTTCTGGTAGGTGATATTGACCAGCTTCCAAGTGTAGGCGCCGGAAATGTGCTCCGGGATATGATCGATTCCGGGCGGATCCCGGTGGTGCGTCTGACCAGGATCTTCCGTCAGGCCCAGGGAAGCCGTATTATCATGAATGCCCACAGGATCAATAAGGGAGAAGCCATTGATATGAGGGGTGGTAAAAATGCCGACTTTTTCTTCGCAGAAAAACAGACAAAGGAAGAAGTGGTGTCAACGCTGGTACAGTATTGTAAAGAAAATCTGCCCCGGTATTACCATGTGGATCCTGTTCAGGATATACAGGTGCTAACTCCTATGCAAAGAGGGGAGTGTGGTGCTGTCAACTTAAACCAGGTGCTTCAGGAAGCCATGAACCCAACTGATATCTGCCTGCGCCGTGGCGGCACCCAGTATCGCCTGAACGATAAGGTAATGCAGATCCGCAACGATTACGACAAAGAAGTATTTAATGGGGATATTGGGACTATCTGCAAAGTGGATATGCAAGAACGGGAGCTGACGGTAGATTTTGACGGGCGGAAGGTGATCTATGACGTGACAGAGCTGGATGAGCTGTCATTAGCCTATGCAGTAACCATTCACAAGGCCCAGGGAAGCGAATATCCCATTGTAGTCATGCCATTTACCATGAGCCATTTTGTGATGCTTCAAAGAAATCTTCTGTATACAGGAGTGACAAGGGCAAAGAAGATACTGGTGCTGATCGGAGAGAAAAAAGCTGTTTTTTATGCGATCCGCAATGAAACAACAGCAGGGAGAAATACAAAGCTGGCGAAACGTCTGATGCCGGAAAGCGAAGAGTCAAAAGCAGTGGCGGCGGCACTGGCAAAAAAGCTGATCCAGGGAGAAGAAGATACTGGAAATGCCGGATCATTTACACAAAGCTCTGCATCAGCACTAAAAGAAAAAATGATCGTATATAAAAACAGCATCCAGCCGTCTATGTTGTGTGAAACACCAGCCGTTTACCAGGGGGATCTCTGGAAACGCCTTTCCCAGTCAAAATTCCGCAGCAGCTTCACATTAAAAGCCAACGACAGGCATTATGTTTTAGAAAAAGGAATGGATACTGTACGAAGCCATGCCACAGATTTTATACGGGACAGACTTGCCCCGGCAGAGCCCAAAAATGATGGAAAACAGACACCTATGCGAGGTCATCCTGTATTTATTGCCCAGCATGCCACAGGTACCTGCTGCCGCAGCTGTCTGGAAAAATGGCATCATATCCCCAAGGGGAGAGAACTGACAGAAGTGGAGCAAAAATATGTGGCAGATGTGATCATGGAATGGATTGCGAGGCAAATGGGATATGAGGGATAA